The proteins below are encoded in one region of Helianthus annuus cultivar XRQ/B chromosome 2, HanXRQr2.0-SUNRISE, whole genome shotgun sequence:
- the LOC110906907 gene encoding glutathione S-transferase T3-like yields the protein MHPYRPPFGGPARPTNPNTTQPQTPYNLQDIDPSFLSYAAYLSGAPPFVPPTYGFGQAGGSQPSQPEPESEPDVEVVPESQPEPVQDKSKRGRRSHKKKEKDEPRRAKTTIKWTKDEEYTLTRAWLDISEDEDTANFQTGPVFWDRVRALFFSSWGQGEHRDKDSISSKWTDINNKCHAFQEVYQRNYDNRPSGECDVGVLTKTLEEFDRTKSPFTYYKCWELLRKSPKWALVNPMTSSSRRRAKRSKTSSSTDPSTPTSDARNVDLNETLDVDEQIQEELVRPTGRRKGTGKKTVESSSDLDLKDDFEEMNRRLQDIRDLGHKRWEIMKDRVVETKKFNELQEARQMEKDIEFLSKPIDHLQGDALILAQMRRQKIREKYGL from the exons ATGCATCCATACCGACCCCCGTTTGGTGGCCCCGCAAGACCcacgaacccgaacacaacccaaccgcaaaccCCGTACAACCTACAAGACATAGACCCGAGCTTTTTAAGttacgcggcttacttgagtggcgccCCTCCGTTTGTTCCTCCCACCTACGGCTttggtcaagccggcgggtcgcaaccgtcacaacccgaacccgaatccgaaccCGATGTCGAGGTCGTGCCGGAGTcgcaacccgaaccggtgcaagaCAAATCGAAACGCGGCAGAAGATCgcataagaagaaggaaaaggatgAACCTCGACGTGCAAAAACAACCATTAAATGGACGAAGGACGAGGAATACACGTTGACTCGGGCGTGGCTCGATATTTCGGAGGACGAAGATACCG caaactttcaaacgggcccCGTTTTTTGGGATAGGGTGCGTGCACTCTTTTTTAGCTcgtggggtcaaggcgaacatcgggacaaggattcaatttctagcaaatggaccgacatcaacaacaaaTGTCACGCGTTTCAAGAAGTTTAccaacgtaactacgataatCGCCCGAGCGGTGAATGTGACGTCGGGGTTTTAACAAAGACTTTGGAGGAGTTCGATAGGACGAAAAGCCCTTTCACGTACTATAAGTGTTGGGAGctactacgaaaaagtccaaagtgggcgcTTGTTAATCCAATGACGTCAAGTAGTAGACGCCgggctaaaaggtcaaaaacatcatcctccaCCGACCCGTCAACTCCGACATCCGATGCCCGTAATGTTGATTTAAATGAAACGTTGGACGTTGACGAGCaaattcaagaagagttggtccgacccaccggtagaagaaagggaaccgggaaaaaaacggtcgagtcgtcttccgatctcgacCTAAAGGatgatttcgaggagatgaaccgtcgtctccaagatATTCGCGACCTCGGCCACAAACGTTGGGAGATTATGAAAGACCGAGTAGTTGAAACCAAAAAGTTCAACGAGTTGCAAGAGGCGCgacaaatggaaaaggacatcgagtttttgtccaaaccgatCGACCACCTCCAAGGCGACGCGTTGATCTTGGCTcaaatgcgtcgccaaaaaatACGAGAAAAATATGGACTTTAG